A window from Fragaria vesca subsp. vesca linkage group LG5, FraVesHawaii_1.0, whole genome shotgun sequence encodes these proteins:
- the LOC101307011 gene encoding uncharacterized protein LOC101307011, translated as MKKTRKDESHETEDAEEDEVDLDCDGSGSGSSASEGDSSPPPPPPPPPHRGRGRPRTKRNANLQMSGNKKQMKKTRRRKSVRKQKYRDADHVQYRCNMLAFLKIMQKVKERLTKSHLELLQQTPFWPLISAFYNGMISESDCKKSESDINDIIRCYNSNSMCFEFGSTSASLTPEDISVILGLPQEGETLKVRGLFGVNRYTSDFVERYFMDEKRVKKTMVDDGLDKALQGKRETDREDVVRLIILELFITFLFCNAGSTIGWKLVRCCEELENMSRYSWAKAVADFLSSTLEKTCGQYGPYSTGGCVIVLLFWLCERTNLIQPVEGRERHTPALIKWNIQELHLKLQRMKDFEHLGRSFEGAKENHEINGQDKEEDGKGIGENEETEEEDRREETETDRGEESVSDDIVGPLEDELRAQMSHFCQSSPILTRLNKDNEDLGNRKAKDLRDKVQNARMQVERAQIKVDRLAEKLERKKKKATRLKRKLKEEKKEKRRLEEENEILNAEKRSLFESVTTLMKKMEETLDAERKALRNLVKEKAEVIKENQQLKDQLNQGSRTAAKLGDNIQTQVSPEQSHVTNPEKSIQKRALDPGFDCDKGREKNRKLGDDKNREIEDVQSDAIFSGSFG; from the exons ATGAAAAAGACAAGGAAGGATGAGAGTCATGAGACTGAAGATGCAGAGGAGGATGAGGTTGATCTTGATTGTGATGGAAGTGGAAGTGGAAGCAGTGCGAGTGAAGGAGACTCTTCTCCACCACCACCTCCTCCTCCTCCTCCTCATAGAGGAAGAGGTCGGCCGCGTACTAAAAGAAATGCAAATCTGCAAATGTCAG GTAATAAGAAGCAGATGAAAAAGACAAGGAGGAGAAAGAGTGTGAGGAAACAGAAGTATAGAGACGCAGATCATGTACAATACCGATGTAATATGCTGGCGTTCCTCAAAATAATGCAGAAAGTAAAAGAACGCTTGACCAAAAGCCACTTGGAGTTGCTACAGCAAACTCCGTTTTGGCCATTGATATCGGCATTTTACAATGGAATGATTTCTGAAAGTGACTGCAAGAAATCAGAGAGTGACATCAACGACATCATCCGTTGCTACAACTCGAACTCAATGTGTTTTGAGTTTGGTAGCACATCTGCGTCCTTAACGCCAGAGGACATCTCCGTGATTTTGGGGCTGCCACAAGAAGGTGAAACACTAAAGGTAAGAGGGCTTTTTGGAGTCAACAGATACACATCGGATTTTGTTGAAAGATATTTCATGGATGAAAAGAGAGTGAAGAAAACAATGGTGGATGATGGTCTGGATAAAGCATTGCAAGGGAAAAGAGAAACAGATCGGGAGGATGTCGTGCGCCTTATTATACTAGAGTTATTCATCACATTCTTATTCTGCAACGCGGGTAGTACTATTGGATGGAAATTAGTCAGGTGCTGTGAAGAGTTAGAAAACATGTCAAGATATTCATGGGCAAAAGCAGTTGCCGACTTTCTAAGCAGCACATTGGAGAAAACTTGTGGGCAGTACGGACCATATTCTACTGGTGGATGTGTGATTGTCCTATTG TTTTGGTTGTGTGAGAGAACTAATCTTATACAACCAGTTGAAGGAAGGGAGAGACATACACCAGCCCTTATAAAATGGAACATTCAGGAGCTACACTTAAAACTGCAACGAATGAAGGACTTTGAACACCTTGGG CGGAGTTTTGAGGGGGCCAAGGAGAACCATGAGATAAATGGACAAGACAAGGAGGAAGATGGAAAGGGGATAGGAGAAAATGAAGAAACAGAAGAAGAAGATAGAAGAGAAGAAACTGAAACAGATAGAGGCGAAGAAAGTGTTTCTGATGACATAGTGGGTCCATTGGAAGACGAACTTCGAGCTCAAATGTCTCACTTCTGCCAATCTTCTCCTATTTTAACAAGGTTGAACAAAGACAATGAGGACTTGGGAAACAGAAAAGCAAAAGATTTACGGGATAAGGTTCAAAATGCGAGGATGCAAGTTGAAAGAGCTCAAATAAAAGTGGACAGACTAGCTGAAAAATTGGAGAGGAAGAAGAAAAAAGCAACAAGATTAAAGAGAAAACTAAAAGAAGAAAAGAAGGAGAAGAGAAGGCTGGAAGAGGAGAATGAAATCTTAAATGCCGAGAAGAGATCATTGTTCGAGTCTGTGACAACGCTGATGAAAAAGATGGAAGAAACTCTTGATGCTGAAAGGAAAGCGTTGAGGAACCTAGTCAAAGAGAAAGCGGAGGTTATTAAAGAAAACCAACAACTCAAAGATCAGCTCAATCAAGGTAGCCGTACTGCAGCTAAGTTGGGAGACAACATACAAACTCAGGTCTCTCCCGAGCAGTCCCATGTGACAAATCCTGAAAAGAGCATCCAAAAGAGGGCATTAGATCCTGGATTTGATTGTGACAAAGGGCGTGAGAAAAATAGGAAACTAGGAGATGATAAGAATAGAGAAATAGAGGATGTTCAATCTGATGCCATATTTTCAGGCAGTTTCGGATGA